The sequence GCCAGAAATCAGAACGGCAATTGGGCAGTTGGGTGGTAAACCAACTAACAACTTACAAATTACTCTTGAAAAAGATATAACATTAGGCAGTCGGACTTTCCCCTCTGGAACTGCTGTAAATACGGGTTTAAAAGTGGAAAGGGGAGGAAGTCTTCCCCTGGGATTTATTCCTGACAGTCAAACCGGGGCAATAGGTATTACCTGTGCGGCGTGTCATGCCATCCTCTCAGATGAAGGTGAACGATTGCTGGGAGTTCCCAATGGTCAACTTAACATTCCTTTGTTAATTGCATTGTCACCAAATACAGCTGCGGGGTTTGCACGGTTGAACTTTGACCCCTTAGATCCACAATATCAAGGTAATGGTAAGACTATTATCGATAGCAAGGGTCAATCAGTAGAACTACCTGACCCTGTTCTTTTGGAAACAGCCTTTGATGATGCTGTATTAGATGTACCTTCTGGTCATTTTGAGAGTTCGCCAGATGGAATCAATAACACCACTCAAATTCCTAGTTTGTTCACCTTTAAAAATAATCCTTACTTAGCTGATGGACAGTTTGCTGTGGGCCCATTTGCTGGACTCAGTGCAGTTAACAATGCTGTTCACTCTTCAGAAATTAATCTGTTGGCAGCTGCCCAATTGAGTGAAGAAACCCTCGGAATCGATCCAGAAGTTTATATTGGTACATTTCTGCAAAATGCTTTAGATCCAAGGTTACGTTTGCCGGATGGAGTAAAACCCTCGGAGTGGTTGCGACAGAAACAGCAAGAGTTGGGAGTTTTATTCGCAGAATTAGAAGACCAAATTCCTGCTCCTGGTGCAGGTGATTATCCCAATCTGCGTCCTAGTTTGGTTACGTACAATGGTTTAATTTTCTCCCCCAATAGTGAAAACCCTAATGACATTGCTAGTGGCAAATTCTTCTTTGCTAACAATGCCATGTCTGCTTTCCAAAATAGCTTAGTACCACCTGCCAACCGCACAAAGGAAAATTGGCAAGCCTTGAGAAGGGGTTCGGTGCAGCGGGGAGCAAGAGTATTTAGGAAAGCAAATTGTGCAACTTGCCATATCCCACCTTTCTTTACAGACAACCAAATTCATCCCATTAATGAAATTGGTACTAACTCAGCCCGCGCTAAGTCTCGGTTGGAACTCAATGACTTGTTAGTAGAACCCAAGTTATACAGTTTTGATACTCCCGTTCCCATACCTGCCGGTGCAGAAGTGCTGGACGTTCCAACAGAAGGTGTCTCGGATACTCCCACAACTTTGCCCAAGGGTATATTACCGGATGGTGGTTATAAAACTACTTCCTTACGCGGTCTTTATTTGAGCGCACCCTATTTACATGATGGTGGTGTTGCAGTACGGCAAGGAAGTCTAGAAGTTACGCGTAATGGCAGATTTAGAGTTGTCGATCCTAGTGGTTTAGGGCTAACTGGCACTCTCAGTCAAGGTTTACCTGCTGATGCTGCTAGCAGCTTGCGTGCTTTATTAGACCGGGAACTCCGCGAACAAGTTATACAAGCCAACAAAGCTAATCCCGCTTTAGATCCAGAACGGAGTAACCTGGATGGTACAGGTCATGAATTCTATGTAGATAGAGAGGCTGGGTTTAACTACAGGCAGCAAAAAGACCTGATTAATTTCTTGCTTGCACTCGATGATAACCCTGGCAGATTCTAAATAAAACCCCATAAATCTACGGGGTTTGAGTCGCAACCGCGTAGGCTTTACACAAACATTCATATGCGGCTTAAAGGAATTCCCTTAAATGAGCAAAAACATCCATAACGGTTGCTTGATATAACCAGGACTTACGCAATTGTCATAATAACTGGCTGGTGCGTGACACTGAAAATATTGTTACTACGTTCGCAGTTGCTCAAAGTGTCACAGCACCCTACAAGAAGAATGTGCCGGTTGCGTAAGTCCTAATAACAAGGGTATTCCTTTTTTTATTTTTCTAATCTTCGACTTTAACGCAAAGGAACGCAAAGGTATACGCAAAGGGACACAGAGTTTTTCTCATATGTTAAACAATTCTCATTACAACAGAAAAAGTATTGCAAAACATGATTTAAGAAAACTTATTCAAAAATCCTAAAAGCTTCCTTGTCCCATCAGTCAACTTAGTCCGCTTATAAGCATCAGCAGCTTTTTTAATTCCTTCTGCTTGTGTTGGATAAGGATGAATTACACCGCTTAATTTATTCATGCCAATTCCATTGACAATTGCCGTAGTTACCTCAGAAATACTTTCACCAGCGTGAGAAGACACTATAGTTGCACCAAGAATTTGATCGGTACCTTGTTTCAAGTGAACTTTAACAAAGCCTTCGGTTTCACCGTCGGTAATTGCTCTATCTACATCTTCATAATCTATCTTAATAGTATTAACTTCCAAACCCTTCTCACGCGCTTCGTTTTCGTACATACCTACGTGAGCAATTTCTGGATCGGTAAATGTTACCCAAGGTATAACTAAATCGCTGAGTTTTTTACGTCCCAAACCGAAGGGAGCGAATAAAGCATTTTGAATTACAATTCTTGCTGTTGCATCTGCCATGTGAGTAAATTTCTGGCTTAAGCAAATATCTCCCACTGCAAAAATCTTAGGATTTGTTGTTACCAAGTTATCGTTAACTGTTACCCCTTTACTGTCATATTCAACGCCAACAGTTTCTAAATTTAAGCCTTCTACATTTGGGGTTCTTCCCGCACCGACTAAAATTTCATCTACAACAATAGAACCTTTTGTGCCATTGCTGGTGTAGTAAATTTTTTTACCTTCCGAAGTGCTTTCAACTCGTTCTATTTGAGAACTTAAAATTAAGCCGACTTTTTCTTTTTGAAATACCTTTTGGACAATTTCCGCAGCGTCGCTATCCTCTTTATTTAAAATATGAGAACCGCGATGCAGAATTGTTACTTCACTACCAAAACGGTTGAAAGATTGAGCTAATTCACAACCGATGGGACCACCACCAATTATTGCCAAACGTCGCGGTAATTGAGTTAGGCTAAATACAGTTTCATTGGTAAGATATCCGGCTTCTTTCATACCGGGAATATCCAGTTGTGTTGCTCTCGCTCCCGTAGCGATTACAGCTTTTTTAAACTTAAGTTTTTTACCAGCAACTTCAATCGTATCCCCACTAATAAAACTTGCCGTACCCAAAAATACATCCATACCAATATTGCTAAAGCGCTCAACCGAATCAATGGGGCTGATATCCGCTCTGATTCGCCGCATCCGTTCCATAACTGCGGGAAAATCGACTTCTACCTCTTGAGGAACAACAACTCCGTACTCCTTCGCATTCCACATTTCACCGACAACGCGAGCAGAGCGAATCAAACTTTTTGAAGGAACGCAACCAACATTAGTACAATCCCCACCCATCAAATGCTTTTCAATCAAAGCTACTTTCAAACCTACATTCAAACCAGCCGCACCCGCAGAAGTTACTAAACCTCCTGCACCTGCACCAATTACAACCAAATCGTAACAGTCAACAGGTTCGGGATTTTTCCAATCATTAGGATGTAAGTTCGCAATCAATCTTTGATTGTGTTCATCCATCGGAGGAATAACTACTCTTTCAAACGCTGAATTAGACATGATTAATGGTAATTGGTAATTGGTAATTGGTAATCGGGCATTGGGCATTGGTAACTACTCACTGTTCACTGTTCACCGATACTTGTTGATTCATTCAAAGCTTTTCTAGCTACTTTAGTAACGTAAAGGGTAACTGCAACTGTAGCGATAAAACCGATGATACGAATTGCCCAAACGACAGTCGGATTGCTCGGTTGATCTCCAGTTCCAATTGTGGCGATGTTACCAGCTAAAGAACCCAAATAAACATACATGATAGTTCCGGGAAGAATACCGATAGTTCCTAAAATATAGTCTTTCAAAGAAACTCCAGTAACGCCATAAGCGTAGTTTAATAAGTTAAAAGGAAATACTGGAGAAAGTCTAGTTAATAACACAATTTTTAAACCTTCTCTGCCCACAGCATCATCAACTGCGGCAAATTTTTCATTTCCAGCGATTTTCTTAGAAACCCAACCCCTAGCAATATATCGTCCAACCAAAAATGCTGCGATCGCGCCAATTGTTGCACCAATAAAAACGTACACCGAACCTAGAAATACACCAAAAACTACCCCCGCACCCAAAGTTAAAATCGAGCCTGGTAAAAAAGCAACGGTAGCAACGATGTAAAGTAACATGAAGGCGATTCCACCAACCGTGCCTTGCTCGTTAATCCATTCCAAAGCATTTTTCAGCCATAATTGAGGATTAAAACCTTGTGCATTACTAGCAGTTTCCTGAGCCAAAGCTGGATTAGTATTTAATAGGATTACAATACCAAAGGTAGCTACAGCAAACAAACTCAATCGAGAAAACTTATTCATAATTTTAGTTATTAGTGTTTAGTTATTAGTTGTTAGTTGTTAGTTGTTAGTTTTTATTTCTTAAAATAGTTCGTAATGATAATTTATAAAAACTGATGTAGCTAAAGCATCTTGCTTCCTAATTATTCAAATTGTTAATGCCCAATGCCCAATGCCCAATCTCCAATTTGCTGATTAATTCATACTTTCTTTTAAAGCTTTTTTAGCAACTTTAGCAACGTAAATAGTTACAAAAATCGTAGCTATAAATCCAAATCCTTGTAAAAGTAACTGAATATATTGTGCTTCCTGACTTTTTGGAATTGATGGATTATTTATGGCGATATGACCTATGATTGAACCCATGTAAACATACATTACAGTTCCAGGAATCATACCAATAGAGCCGAGAATATAATCTTTTAGAGATACTTGGGTAACTCCGAAAGCATAATTTAATAAATTAAACGGAAAGATTGGAGATAAGCGAGTTAAAAAAACGATTTTAAATCCATTCTTCGCCACTGCTTTATCTATGGCTTTAAATTTTGGCTTATTACCTATTTGCTTACATACCCAATCCCGCGATATGTAACGTCCCACCAAAAAAGCAAATGTTGCACCTATAGTTGCTGCAATTAATACATATATTGAACCCCAAAGTAAACCAAACAAACAACCTCCTTTTAAAGTTAACAAGGAACCCGGAATAAATAGCAATGTTGCAATGTTATAGATGACTATAAATGCAACCGGTGCTAACCAACCGAGACTATCAACCCACAATAGAGATTGATGAAAATGTCCTTGTAAATTAAAATGATTACCAACAATGATTAGGAATGCAATTAAGCAACCTATCGATACCGGTTTAAGAAAGCGTTTATACTGGTTTTTCATGGGAATCCTAAAACGTCAAAGGTTAGAGGTTAAAGGTCAAAGGTGAAATTTTATTACTTTTAACTGCTAATTCCTAACTCCTAACTTCTAACTTAAGCTACTAACCTGAGAATCAGCTTAATGCTTTATTAGTTTTTCTCCACGATACCAGCGGCGAATTCTTGCAGGTGAAACTCCCAGAAAATAAGCAATGATTACAATTTGATTTATCAAAGTTGTTTGCAATATCCCTTTTTTCAACCAGCGACGGGGTGAAGTAATTACTGATACTGGAATTAAAGTAATATTACCTGTTTTTTGAAGTTGGCGTATCAGTTCAAAATCCTCCATAATAGGCAATTCAGGAAAACCGCCAATGTAATTAAATTTATCTTTTGTGATAAAAATTGCTTGGTCGCCGTAAGGCATTTTAAATAATCTAGAACGCCATTTTACTCCCCATTCGACTAATCGTAAACCTATATTTGCTGCATTAATTCTTAAAGCAAAGGCACCCGCTACGGTTGATGGTTGTTGCATTGCAGTACGAATCATGCCGTCGAAATTAGCTGGTAAAAGAGTATCGGCATGAAGAAACAATAAGATATCACCCTTTGCATTCTTTGCGCCTGCATTCATTTGACTAGCGCGATTTTTATAACCCGAAATAACTTTCACGCCTAGAGACTCAGCAATATCAACTGTATTATCATCAGAGCCACCATCAACGACAATAACTTCTACATTAGTACTTGTTTGGGTACTAACTAAGGTAGCTTTGAGATTTTTCGATTCGTTTAGAGTAGGAATAATAACCGAAATTTTTGCCGTAGCTATGGTTTGACTCCCATTTACAGAAAGCAAACATTTTTTTTCTTGCAGAGCGGTTTGTTTGTAAATCATTTAAGTAATATACATGAAAGAATAATGATTAAGATGCCAATATAAGGCTCCAAAGAAATAACGTCAAAATTTACTTGATTCGTTTGATTCACCATGCTGTAGTTATTCCCCAAACAAAGTTAAAGAATATTACAAAGATTGGTATCGTGTTTCCTAATTCAATACCGAAAATTCCTTTATCAGTTTTCAAAGGCAATACCAAAAAAGTTGAATTATTGTTGGCAATAGACTTAGTAAAATACCTTAGTTCCAATTCTGTATGAGGCTGCGCTAAATCACCCATGTCCTTACGGACACGCTCCGCTAACAATCTGGCTATGGTGGGGCTACTGAAACAAAGCCCACCTGCGTGGGCTTTCATAGGGACGCATCTTTATAAAGAAATGGTGTTAGTTCCAAAAATATTTTTTCTTTGCTTCGCAGACAATTTTTTTCTAGTTTTCATTATGTGTAATCAGATGCACAATCAATCTATCATTAATTATGAATTGCAATCCTGAAAATGAGATGAGTCTGTTATTAGAATTTGATGAATTAACGAAAGCTATGATAATAAGTTTTCTACAATACTTTTTATATTTTTTTAATATATTCTACTATATATATTAATTATTTAAAAACTGACTAAATGAATTAGCAAAAATAGCTGCTTGAGTTCTATCTCTGAGGTTTAACCTAGTTAAAATGCTGGTAACGTGATTTTTAACGGTTCTTTCCGAGATAAATAATTGTTGAGCGATTTCTTTATTACTCGCACCGCTAGAAATTAAATGTAAAACTTCTTTTTCTCTGGGGGTAAGTTCTTCTAACTCTTGAGGTGGATTAGTCTTTTTTTTGGTTACTATTTCGGGTGTAGAAGTGATAATTTTCTCGAATAAACCAGGTCCTAAATGGGTATGTCCTGCATGTACTAAACGAATTGCATTTGCTAATGGTTCTAATGGTGTATCTTTGAGTAAATAACCTTTTGCGCCGAATTGCATTCCTTGAGAAATATATTCGTCATCATCAAAAGTCGTTAAAATTAATATTTTAACTTGCGAAAATTGTTGAATAATTGCTTTTGTTGCTGCAATACCATCCATTATTGGCATTCTTACATCCATTAATACCATATCTGGATGCAAAGCTTCGACTTGAGATATTGCTTGCTTACCGTTTTCTGCTTCTCCAACTACTTCAAAATCGGGTTGAGATTCCAGCAAGCTTTTGATACCTTGACGAATAATTTCTTGGTCATCTACTAATAACAGACGCACCATTAATCTAATCCTGAGAATGGAAGAAACATCATTATACTGCAACCTTCTCCAGGTTTGCTGTTCAGATAAAATTTACCTGCTAACGCATGAGCGCGATCGCGCATACTTTGAAGTCCAAAACCTGTGGTATTTTGCTTCGGGTTGAAGCCAACACCATTATCCTGAATGCTCAGATACAAAGAATTATCAATTGTTTTAATTTCAATATTGACTAAATCCGCATCACTATGTTTAGAAATATTAGTTAATGCTTCTTGAATAATTCGGTAAATAGTCAAGTTTATTTCTGGAGATAAAATTGGATTAACTGGTAAATAAAATTTTGGCTTAATTTGAAATTTTAATTTAAACTCTTCAAATAAATCTTCAATAGCAAATTCTAAGCTTTTACCTTTTAATGGATCGGAGCGCAAAGCCGATACAGAAAACCGAACTTCTTTTAAAGCATTTGCACCCATATTTTTACCTTGCAATAGAAAACTCTTTGCTTTCTCAATGTTAGAGTCAATAAATAGTAAAGCGTTTTCAAGTTGAATACTTTGCGCTGTTAGGGAATGTCCTATAGAATCATGAATTTCTCTTGCAATTCGGCTTCGTTCTTGTAGAGTAGCTTGATTTTCAATTCTCAGAGCATATTGCCTGAGTTGTTCGTGGGCTAAAACTAATTTTTGTTTGCTCTGACGCTCGGAGATGACTGTATTTACTAATAGCATTACGAATAATAGTATAAACGTAAATAATACTCCTGCGGTAATTTTTAAATTAAAAACAATGTTTGTTAATTCTTCAGGATTTTCAATCCTTAGTTTATTTGGTAACTTAAAAGGAGCATTGGTATTTAATGTAAAAATGAAAAATGCCCAGGATAGAGCTGCGATAAGGATTCTTCCTTTAATATCAAAAACTAAACAACTACGAATAACTAAAATAAGTAATAAATGTGGCGTAAATCCTATTCCTTTACCAAGCCCATAATTAGCTAAAAACATTAAAAATAGACCAAATAGAGTATAGATTATTTTATATAGTGTTTTAGTTTGAGGTAATTTTAAACCCATTATTCCAAACATTATAAGGGCAAAAAATACTAAGGGTGAATTAAGGCTTTCTCGAATAAATCCGGGTTTAGATAAACCACCTAGCCTAAATTCCATTAATAGGCATATTGATAACAATATCCATTCCAAATAAGCAAACAATGGGAATGGATGATTCTGTAAAATCTTAAGATTCTTTAACTGATGAAAACTAGGAAAATTTATTAATTTTATCATCGCTATTTTTTATCCAATAGAAATTAAATTAATTGCTTTAGATATTTTCTATATTATCTTTTTTAAGATATTATTTATCTTCCTCAATTCCCAGGAACTGAGGTACTATTTATTGCAAAATAACATAGGACTAAAGTACCAAATTAAATTAGAGCGGTAGTACCATGTGCTTTTCATACATAACTCATAGGATTGAAATGTGGAATTCAAGCCAGTCTTTCACATAAAAGAATAGCAATCAATCATATTAGGGGAATCAATGAAAGCACAATTAATCTCTGCATTAATTGCAACTACAATTATTGGTGCTACAGCAAGCATCTCTAACGCTCAAATTCCATCTGCGCCACGAGTCAATATACAAATGGAAAATGGTGTTCCAAGTATACCTGGTATCGAATTTAGTGACGAACAAAAAGAAAAACTCAAAGAAGTTAATCAAGAAGCTCGCAGTCGTATGAGTGAAATTCTCACATCAGAGCAGCAAGATGATTTACGAGCTGCTGTAGATGCGGGAACAAATCCTCAAGAAGCTATAAAAACTTTAAACCTATCAAATAAGCAAAAGAACAATCTCGAAAAAGTCCAAAAATGGCAACGTAAGCAGGTATTAGGCATTTTAGACAACGAACAAAAACGGAAAATTATGCAAATGCGTCAAAGACAGGGAAGACAGGTAGGAAGCTATCGCTTAAATATCCGATAAATATCTAATCTTAAGCTAGCTAGTTTTCTTTGTTGAAGACTTAGAGTTCATGCAGCCTTTAAGTATAATTACTTGCGTTTTCCTGACATCGCTCCGCTTCTGAATCATTACAGAGTTGGAAACAATAAATAATATTATTGTTTTTCCTCTCTGTATTTTATCGTATCAGTTCTCAATATTAAATAAGCTTGCCAGAAAGCCGGAAAATTATTAATTATTTAATCATAGAAATCAACGTGTCAAATTTGTCTATCTCTGCTCCTAATGTTATAAAAAAACTTAAAAATAGTTTATTTATCAAGCTAATAATATATTTCTTGTTGATTGGTACGGGTTTAACTACATTTCGTTTTTTTGTATTGATACCAGCAAGAGAAGCTAGAACTCAATTACCAACTCAAAGCCCGGAAAGACAAGATTTAAAAATTACAATCACAGCTAACGGTAAAATTGAGCCAGAACGTTCGATTAATATTAGCCCGAAAAATGCCGGTGTCATTAAAAGTTTATTAGTTGAAGAAGGTGATACTGCCAAAAAAGGACAAATTATCGCCTATATGGATGATTCTAATTTACAGGGACAACTGACTCAAGCCAAAGCGGGAGTTGCATCTGCACAAGCGAGTTTAGAAAAATTAAAAGCGGGAAATCGTCCTCAAGAAATAGCTCAAGTAAAAGCACAATTAGAAGAAGCACAAGCGAATTTAAGTAAATTAATTGCTGGAAATCGTCCTCAAGAAATCGCTCAAGCAGAAGCAAGATTGAATCGAGCGCAAGTAACGTTAAATCAAACAGAAGCTGAATTAAACCGTTATCAGCAATTATTTAATTCTGGTGCAATTTCTCGACAAAATTTAAGTACCTATCAAACTAATAGAGAAACTGCTTTGACTCAAGTTAAAGAAGCAGAACAGGCTTTAAATCTACTTAAAATCGGCTCTCGTCAGGAAGATATTCAACAAGCAAGAGCAAAGGTTAAACAATTACAAGAATCATACAATTTGATTCAAGCTGGTACAAGAACAGAAGATGTTAATCAAGCACTTGCACAGGTAAATTCAGCTAGAGGTTCTTTGCAAACAATTCTGGCTCAAATTGACGATACAGTAATTCGCGCTCCTTTTGATGGTGTAATAACAAAAATATATTCCAAACCTGGTTCTTTTGTGACTCCAAATACTGCCGGAGGTGTGAGTTCTTCGAGTTTAAACTCTTCAATATTATCTTTAACTGCGAACAATCAATTAGTAGCCAATATCGCAGAATCTAATTTAGCAAAAATTAGTATCGAACAAAAGGTTAATATCAAAACTGATGCTTATCTAAGTGAAGTATTTATTGGTAAAGTATCACAAATCGCAGCACAAGCAACCGTAGAGCAAAACGTAACAAGTTTTGAAGTCACAGCAGAGATTATTTCCTCAAAAAAGAAACTTTTACGTTCGGGTATGAATGTCGAAACTGAATTTGAAATCGGAGAAAAACAGAATGCTTTAGTTGTTCCAACAGTTGCAGTTGTACGCAAAGCGGAGGGAACTGGTGTATATATCTTGAATGATGATAATAAACCTGTATTTAAATCTATTCAAACAGGTGTTGTAGTCAAAAATCAAACAGAAGTTAAATCAGGTTTAACGGGAAAGGAAAAAGTTGTATTATCCGCTCCAGATAAAAGTAAATCTCAGCCAAGAGGCTTATTGCCATCGAGGAATAATTAATAAGTAGACATAATTGAATTTAAGAACATATCGAAACCTCACCCTCAATCCCTCTCCTTATTCAAGAGAGGGAAGCACGATATATATTTCTTTTGATTAAAATAAATCATGCCATCGATAAACCATAAAAATAAATATTCTATTTCCACCATTGAAATATTATCAATTGCTTTAGAATCCTTATGGAGCAATAAACTACGTACCGGATTAACCATGCTGGGAATGATAATTGGAATTGCTTCCGTAATTGGTATTACTTCAGTCGGACAAGGAGTCCAAAAATCTACAGAAGAACAAATCAAATCATTGGGTTCCGATGTTCTACAGGTATTAGCGGGGGAAGCAAAGGGTGGAAATATCAGCCAAGGACAAGGTTCTAGTAGTACTTTGACTTGGGAAGATGCCAAATCTATTGCGAATCAAGTCACAGCAGCAGATGCTGTTTCCGCATATTTACAAAGTCGAGTACAAGTTGTTTACGAAGATGAAAATGCTTCCACTACCGTCTACGGAAGCGATTTAGATTTTCCAGAAACAAGAAATACTTTTCCCGAGACTGGTAGATATTTTAATCAAGCAGAGTTAGATGAAAGTCAACAGGTTGTTGTTCTCGCTCCCACTGTAAAAAACAAATTATTTCCCGAATATATCAATCCCGTTGGTGAAAAAATTCGCATCCAAGGAGAAATTTATCAAGTGGTTGGAGTCATGGAGAAAAAAGGTTCTCAAGGTCCTATGGATAGAGATGATGCTGTGTATATTCCTTTAACTACTATGTCCGCAAGAATTGTGGGAAATAACTCATTATTTGGGATTTCTATTAACGGTATTTATGTCAAATATGCTAGTGAAGAACAATCATCAGCAGCCGAATTTCAGATTACAAATTTGTTGCGATCGCGACATAATATCCAGTCTCCAGAAGATGACGATTTTCGCGTTACCAACCAAGCTGATATTCTCGAAACTCTGG comes from Rivularia sp. PCC 7116 and encodes:
- a CDS encoding ABC transporter permease; the encoded protein is MPSINHKNKYSISTIEILSIALESLWSNKLRTGLTMLGMIIGIASVIGITSVGQGVQKSTEEQIKSLGSDVLQVLAGEAKGGNISQGQGSSSTLTWEDAKSIANQVTAADAVSAYLQSRVQVVYEDENASTTVYGSDLDFPETRNTFPETGRYFNQAELDESQQVVVLAPTVKNKLFPEYINPVGEKIRIQGEIYQVVGVMEKKGSQGPMDRDDAVYIPLTTMSARIVGNNSLFGISINGIYVKYASEEQSSAAEFQITNLLRSRHNIQSPEDDDFRVTNQADILETLATVTGLLTTMIGAIAGISLVVGGIGIANIMLVSVVERTREIGIRKALGATDSAILNQFLVEAVVISTVGGVIGIVTGTAIAFIISTLAQFPFIISPTSVIIAFTLSTGVGLLAGVIPARNASKLDPITALRSD